One genomic segment of Desulfocapsa sulfexigens DSM 10523 includes these proteins:
- the istA gene encoding IS21 family transposase, whose translation MPKKRLSMRKIREVLRLKYELGHSNREISRSCGIGSSTVSDYLQRTKRADLGWPLPDDLSDSSLEQTLFPPPPPPGTSRLIPDFSEIHKELQSKRGVTLNLLWQEYKEQHPDGYQYSWFCHSYRDWAGKLDLVMRHEHRAGEKLFVDYAGQTVDVVDQHTGEITKAQVFVAVLGASNYTYAEATPSQKIEDWIGSHVRTFAFLGGVPEVVVPDNLKSGVTKACRYEPDLNPTYHDLARHYQTVVLPARVRKPRDKAKAEAGVLLVERWILAKLRKHTFFNIDDLNREIGKLLEQLNNKPFKKLSGSRKSRFEELDKPALKQLPASPYELSYWKKATVHIDYHVEVEGHYYSVPYNLVKKQIEVRYTKSTVECYFRGKRVASHIRENQRGHHTTVKEHMPVNHRKYMEWNPDRFKRWAAKVGPETLCLTETLLVKRAHPQQAYRTLLGILRLGKAYGDSRLEAACHRALHINALSYRSVESILKSGLDQKPLPKPATEDKPVNHANIRGSQYYSPSTH comes from the coding sequence ATGCCGAAGAAGAGGTTATCTATGCGAAAAATTAGAGAGGTACTACGACTCAAGTATGAACTTGGGCACAGTAACCGTGAAATTTCCCGTAGCTGCGGTATTGGCAGCAGCACGGTAAGTGACTATTTACAACGAACCAAAAGAGCAGATCTGGGTTGGCCCCTTCCTGACGACCTAAGCGACAGCAGCCTTGAACAAACCCTTTTCCCTCCACCGCCTCCACCGGGGACAAGCCGGCTAATTCCAGATTTCTCTGAGATCCACAAAGAGCTCCAATCCAAACGAGGGGTTACCCTGAACCTGCTGTGGCAGGAATACAAAGAGCAGCATCCTGACGGCTACCAGTACAGCTGGTTCTGCCATAGTTACCGGGATTGGGCCGGCAAGCTTGATCTGGTCATGCGCCATGAACACCGAGCCGGTGAGAAACTGTTTGTCGACTACGCAGGCCAAACCGTCGATGTCGTTGACCAACACACCGGAGAAATCACAAAGGCTCAGGTCTTTGTTGCGGTCCTTGGTGCCAGCAACTACACCTATGCTGAGGCCACTCCCAGCCAGAAGATTGAGGATTGGATCGGTTCACATGTCCGTACATTTGCTTTCCTGGGTGGGGTTCCGGAAGTTGTCGTTCCAGATAACCTGAAAAGTGGCGTCACAAAAGCCTGCCGTTACGAACCTGACCTTAATCCCACTTATCATGATCTGGCCCGACATTATCAAACCGTGGTGCTGCCTGCAAGGGTTAGAAAACCAAGGGACAAGGCCAAGGCTGAGGCCGGTGTATTGCTGGTGGAACGCTGGATTCTGGCAAAACTCCGTAAACATACTTTCTTCAACATTGACGATCTCAATCGCGAAATAGGCAAACTCCTTGAGCAACTGAACAACAAGCCTTTCAAGAAGTTATCCGGCAGCCGTAAAAGTCGCTTTGAAGAACTGGACAAACCTGCCCTGAAACAACTTCCAGCCAGCCCTTATGAATTATCCTACTGGAAAAAGGCCACTGTACATATCGACTATCATGTGGAGGTCGAGGGACATTACTATTCCGTTCCATATAACCTGGTCAAAAAACAGATTGAGGTGCGCTATACCAAAAGCACGGTTGAGTGTTACTTTCGTGGTAAACGGGTGGCCAGTCACATCCGGGAGAATCAACGAGGGCACCACACTACCGTCAAAGAGCATATGCCTGTCAACCACCGAAAGTACATGGAGTGGAATCCGGACAGGTTCAAGCGCTGGGCTGCCAAGGTCGGGCCGGAGACACTCTGCCTCACAGAGACGCTTCTTGTAAAAAGAGCTCACCCACAACAGGCCTATCGCACTTTGCTGGGCATTCTCCGTCTTGGCAAAGCCTATGGAGATTCACGCCTTGAGGCAGCATGCCATCGGGCCCTGCATATCAACGCCCTTTCTTACCGCTCAGTGGAATCCATACTCAAAAGCGGCCTTGATCAGAAGCCACTACCGAAGCCGGCTACAGAGGACAAGCCGGTTAATCACGCAAATATCCGTGGCTCTCAGTATTATTCTCCCTCAACCCACTAA
- the istB gene encoding IS21-like element helper ATPase IstB, with translation MLLHPTLEKLTTLRFTGMAAALQEQMDMDTADNLGFEERLGLLLDREQAVRETRKLQTRLRKAKLRQDGSIEDVDFRHPRGLDRSLVTRLADCNWIKEHTNLLITGPTGVGKSYLACALAQKACREGYSALYLRLSKLFEDLALAKGDGRYLKLLTVYSKTDLLVLDDYGLATLNQEQRHDLLEILEDRHGLKSTLVTSQLPVEHWHERIGDPTLADAILDRLVHAAHKIKLKGESMRKKKARLT, from the coding sequence ATGCTTCTGCATCCAACACTTGAAAAACTCACAACTCTTCGATTCACCGGCATGGCCGCAGCACTCCAGGAACAGATGGACATGGACACTGCAGATAACCTGGGTTTCGAAGAACGCCTCGGTCTGTTACTTGACCGCGAGCAGGCGGTCAGGGAAACCAGAAAACTTCAGACCAGACTCAGAAAGGCAAAGCTGCGGCAGGATGGCTCAATCGAGGATGTAGACTTCCGTCATCCGCGTGGTCTGGATAGGTCACTGGTAACCAGGCTGGCTGACTGCAACTGGATAAAGGAACATACCAATCTGCTTATTACCGGCCCCACTGGAGTCGGCAAATCCTATCTTGCCTGTGCCTTGGCCCAAAAGGCATGCAGAGAAGGCTATAGTGCTCTCTATCTCCGTCTGAGTAAACTCTTTGAAGATCTGGCTCTTGCCAAGGGGGATGGCCGTTATCTGAAGTTACTGACTGTCTATTCAAAAACAGATCTATTGGTACTTGATGACTATGGACTGGCCACACTCAACCAGGAGCAACGCCATGATTTACTAGAAATACTGGAAGACAGACACGGCCTCAAATCTACCTTGGTAACCAGTCAATTACCGGTAGAGCACTGGCATGAGCGGATCGGAGATCCGACTTTAGCCGACGCCATTCTTGACCGTCTGGTACATGCCGCTCACAAAATCAAACTGAAAGGAGAATCTATGAGAAAAAAGAAAGCACGCTTGACGTGA
- a CDS encoding phage integrase SAM-like domain-containing protein has product MNIRTNVINFTKEKIQHLVKEYIGDTLAKDEYCRFHPSKTVGTKVANKEEVSEDNEILMLVTQLLDSMEHFDSNSHSPKDNIQNILRKVKLLVGGEIACCELIDEGLTSSFKKPRNILQGSSINLNATKYSAFSEVEESYILEVEKGGNWTEKTKAENLTIFTLFMRIVGDLPVEQIDRKVMTEYKSILMQLPPNLNKGSRYEGKTVAEIIDSRPEKTLTVNTINKYIRRLSGLFNYAVRNGHMQYNPAEGLQIKSQKRADQERQEYTNEDLQNLFGSKEYMEGKHKCVFQ; this is encoded by the coding sequence ATGAATATTCGTACCAATGTCATTAATTTCACAAAGGAAAAAATTCAGCATTTGGTAAAAGAGTATATTGGCGATACCTTGGCAAAGGATGAATATTGCAGGTTCCATCCTTCTAAAACCGTAGGTACCAAAGTTGCCAATAAGGAAGAGGTCTCTGAAGATAATGAAATTCTGATGCTTGTGACTCAACTTTTGGATTCCATGGAGCATTTTGATTCAAACAGCCATTCACCAAAGGACAATATTCAAAATATCCTGCGAAAAGTGAAGCTCCTTGTGGGAGGTGAAATAGCTTGCTGTGAACTGATAGACGAAGGATTAACATCTTCATTTAAAAAACCTCGCAACATTCTCCAAGGCAGTTCCATTAATCTAAACGCTACAAAATATAGTGCTTTTTCTGAAGTTGAGGAGAGCTATATACTTGAAGTGGAAAAGGGAGGTAACTGGACAGAAAAGACAAAAGCTGAGAACCTTACAATTTTTACCTTGTTTATGAGAATTGTGGGTGATTTGCCTGTGGAGCAAATTGATAGAAAGGTAATGACAGAATATAAATCCATACTTATGCAATTGCCACCAAACCTGAACAAGGGGTCGAGATACGAAGGAAAAACTGTCGCAGAGATCATTGATTCTCGGCCTGAGAAGACTCTTACTGTTAATACCATCAATAAATATATCAGACGATTGAGCGGATTGTTTAACTACGCTGTTCGTAATGGACACATGCAATACAATCCAGCAGAAGGGCTCCAGATAAAAAGTCAAAAAAGAGCGGATCAGGAGCGGCAAGAGTATACAAATGAAGACCTCCAGAACCTATTTGGCTCAAAGGAATACATGGAAGGCAAGCATAAGTGCGTATTCCAGTGA
- the smpB gene encoding SsrA-binding protein SmpB, whose protein sequence is MGNKGTDRAVKIVCKNKKAFHDYHIDDRYEAGMVLNGPEVKSLRAGKANLRDGYAQIDSRGELYLHNVHISMYSFATHNPNEPMRVRKLLLHKRELRKLIGKLKEKGLALVPLKIYFVGNGKAKIELGLARGKKQYDKRASLKEQQSNRELQREMRHGKIG, encoded by the coding sequence ATGGGAAATAAGGGTACAGACAGAGCAGTCAAAATTGTCTGCAAAAACAAAAAGGCCTTTCACGACTATCATATCGATGACAGGTACGAAGCCGGTATGGTGTTGAATGGCCCCGAAGTGAAATCACTGCGGGCCGGTAAGGCCAATTTGCGCGATGGCTATGCCCAGATTGATTCTCGGGGCGAACTCTATCTGCACAACGTTCACATTTCCATGTACAGCTTTGCCACCCACAACCCGAACGAACCCATGCGGGTACGAAAACTCCTGCTTCATAAACGGGAGCTGCGCAAACTAATTGGAAAATTAAAAGAAAAGGGCCTTGCGCTGGTTCCTTTGAAGATATACTTTGTAGGGAATGGCAAAGCGAAGATAGAACTTGGTCTTGCACGTGGAAAGAAGCAGTACGACAAACGGGCCTCTCTTAAAGAACAACAGAGCAACCGTGAGCTTCAACGCGAAATGCGCCATGGCAAGATTGGCTGA